From the Simkaniaceae bacterium genome, one window contains:
- the alaS gene encoding alanine--tRNA ligase: protein MQSSPYSSKEIRRQFIQYFEKKGHLHLPSSPVFPHDDPTLLFTNAGMNQFKDIFLGRTKMDYKRAVTSQKCIRVGGKHNDLDNVGHTSRHMTFFEMLGNFSFGDYFKKEAIQFAFDVTTEVFQLDIEKIWVTIFEDDDEAYELWKAHMPEQRIVRMGAKDNFWMMGEVGPCGPCSELYFDRGEKYGSAKSPADPDGDLRYLEFWNLVFMQFNRSASGHQAPLPNQSIDTGAGLERIMALKMGVDSVFETDILQALIRQIEHQSGEQYTPGSPLAPAFHVIADHLRALSFAIADGVQPSNLDRGYVLRKILRRATRYAKRLGFDRPFLADLVPTLITTMGDDFPELKQSESRIAEILTTEEESFLRTLKRGGNILNQIIDKATSSNEKQITGEEAFKLKDTYGFPLEEILLIAKDTGLEVNIEAFEMLEHKAKELSKKAHVSHQQIAENNLFEVFTAKHGTSTFVGYRDLNCEASIIGLVRDGQFVDKLEEGQQGEMILDTTPFYAEKGGQVGDQGLLSHHKACFEVRHCTSPFPGVISHSGVVTKGAFIVGEPLVAQVNEKRRKAIAAHHTATHLLHKALYDQLGEHIRQSGSLVESNRLRFDFTHHKALTPDEIRSLEMAVNQKINADALVTTREINYADAQKDPSIKQFFGDKYGAQVRVVEIGDGGGKELCGGTHVEHIGLIGLFCITKETSIGAGIRRIEACVGAPAIDFMFEQEAILERLAKQLDTPLPKLEVKFNSLLEEMDLLKSEIKQLKKEKIHSLLSMLCEKTTLIHNTPYIFEKVEIDPKELGTIASLLMEKTQAGAIFLAAESEGRCQLVLKLNAGLVEQGEKAGDIIKKGAIHVKGSGGGKPDMAQAGGQEPEGIPLAIEAIHDHFKNR, encoded by the coding sequence ATGCAATCATCACCCTATTCATCAAAAGAGATCCGCCGACAATTTATTCAATATTTTGAAAAAAAGGGTCATCTCCATCTCCCTTCTTCTCCCGTTTTTCCTCATGACGATCCGACGCTCCTTTTCACCAATGCGGGAATGAATCAATTTAAAGACATTTTTCTTGGGCGTACCAAGATGGATTATAAGCGCGCCGTCACCTCTCAAAAATGTATCCGTGTGGGCGGAAAGCACAATGACCTCGACAATGTGGGGCATACGAGCCGTCACATGACGTTTTTTGAAATGCTCGGCAATTTTTCCTTTGGGGATTATTTTAAAAAAGAGGCTATTCAATTCGCTTTTGACGTGACTACAGAGGTTTTTCAATTAGATATTGAAAAAATTTGGGTCACCATTTTTGAAGACGATGATGAAGCGTATGAGCTCTGGAAAGCTCATATGCCTGAGCAGCGCATTGTGCGCATGGGCGCCAAAGATAATTTCTGGATGATGGGTGAAGTGGGGCCTTGTGGGCCTTGTTCGGAACTCTATTTTGATCGCGGCGAAAAATACGGATCGGCAAAAAGTCCTGCAGATCCCGATGGCGACTTGCGCTATCTCGAATTTTGGAACCTCGTCTTCATGCAATTTAACCGCTCTGCCTCGGGCCATCAAGCCCCCCTCCCCAATCAATCGATCGACACCGGAGCCGGTCTGGAGCGGATCATGGCGCTTAAAATGGGTGTTGATAGCGTATTTGAGACGGATATTCTACAGGCTCTTATTCGGCAAATTGAGCACCAATCGGGGGAACAATATACTCCGGGGAGCCCCTTAGCTCCGGCTTTTCATGTCATAGCCGATCATCTCCGCGCCCTCTCTTTTGCCATTGCCGATGGCGTGCAACCCTCCAATTTAGATCGCGGCTATGTATTGCGCAAAATTTTGCGCAGGGCAACCCGTTATGCCAAGCGGCTCGGCTTTGATCGCCCCTTTCTCGCTGATCTCGTCCCCACTTTAATCACAACAATGGGGGATGATTTCCCCGAGCTGAAGCAATCCGAAAGCCGCATTGCCGAAATTTTAACGACCGAAGAGGAAAGTTTTTTGCGCACACTCAAGCGCGGCGGTAATATTTTAAATCAGATTATCGATAAAGCCACTTCAAGCAATGAAAAGCAAATTACCGGCGAAGAGGCTTTTAAGCTCAAGGACACTTACGGCTTCCCTTTAGAAGAGATTTTACTCATCGCTAAAGATACGGGACTTGAAGTCAATATTGAGGCCTTTGAGATGCTTGAGCATAAAGCAAAAGAGCTCTCGAAAAAGGCGCATGTCTCCCATCAGCAAATAGCAGAAAACAATCTCTTTGAAGTGTTCACTGCAAAGCATGGGACATCGACATTTGTTGGTTATCGCGATTTAAATTGCGAAGCGAGCATCATTGGCCTTGTACGCGATGGTCAATTCGTTGACAAACTCGAAGAAGGTCAACAAGGAGAAATGATTCTCGACACGACACCTTTCTATGCTGAAAAAGGAGGCCAAGTAGGAGATCAAGGGCTTTTATCGCATCATAAAGCCTGTTTTGAAGTGCGCCATTGCACCTCTCCTTTCCCCGGTGTTATTTCCCATAGCGGTGTTGTGACCAAAGGGGCTTTTATCGTCGGCGAACCCCTCGTTGCACAGGTGAATGAGAAGCGGCGCAAAGCGATTGCCGCTCACCACACGGCAACCCACTTACTCCATAAAGCTCTCTACGATCAACTCGGTGAGCACATTCGTCAATCAGGCTCTCTTGTTGAATCCAATCGTCTCCGCTTTGATTTCACTCACCACAAGGCGCTCACTCCCGACGAGATCCGCTCGCTTGAAATGGCTGTCAATCAGAAAATCAATGCCGATGCTTTAGTCACAACGCGTGAAATCAACTATGCCGATGCACAAAAAGACCCTTCGATTAAGCAATTTTTTGGGGACAAATACGGTGCGCAGGTACGTGTTGTCGAAATAGGCGATGGAGGGGGAAAAGAATTGTGCGGAGGAACCCATGTCGAGCACATTGGGCTCATCGGCCTTTTTTGTATTACAAAAGAGACGAGCATCGGAGCGGGGATTCGCCGCATTGAAGCCTGTGTCGGGGCGCCTGCCATTGACTTTATGTTTGAGCAAGAAGCCATTTTGGAGCGCCTCGCTAAGCAACTCGATACGCCCCTTCCTAAACTCGAAGTCAAATTCAACTCCCTTCTTGAAGAAATGGACCTCCTTAAATCAGAAATCAAACAACTCAAGAAAGAAAAAATCCATTCTCTCCTCTCAATGCTTTGCGAAAAAACCACTTTGATTCATAATACCCCCTATATCTTTGAGAAAGTTGAGATCGATCCCAAAGAATTGGGAACCATAGCCTCCCTTTTAATGGAAAAGACCCAAGCCGGTGCTATTTTTCTTGCTGCAGAAAGCGAAGGGCGTTGCCAACTTGTCCTCAAGCTCAATGCAGGGCTCGTAGAGCAAGGAGAAAAAGCAGGCGATATCATTAAAAAGGGTGCAATCCATGTAAAGGGCTCCGGAGGGGGCAAACCTGATATGGCGCAAGCCGGAGGACAAGAACCGGAAGGCATTCCCCTTGCAATTGAAGCGATCCATGACCACTTTAAAAACCGTTAA